A stretch of Microbacterium sp. LWH3-1.2 DNA encodes these proteins:
- a CDS encoding DUF4012 domain-containing protein has protein sequence MTRGIVTRSEPEGAQTGAVLDAEATPVATRHRRAWPWIVVALLTVLLVGGVVAGAFAMQFWSEAQRARAAVERAAAGIESLRADFDAADTAQLRAVTDEVQANVTLAVRTVDGPLWDIAMNVPFVGQNVDAVRRVTHAVDVLVDRALPAGLQFMAATDFDRLAVAGGGIDLEPFRQVQGSIPEIAAAFTEAQAIVAPIDTSTLLPEVGESISDILGFIDLATPALGVAEKYLPTLLDMAGSAGTKTYLLMFQNNAEIRATGGNPAASMIVTLTDGTLGYVDQGSSQTFYDAGTQGNEYVPLPGETMGIYLPTLTRHSQDFTFTPDFPTTAQLFQALWTHTTGTTFDGVVSIDPVVLAHMLAVSGPVTLGTGELLTADNAVKVLLSDAYERYPVGADSDAFFADAAREVFDHLTSSSWDPLQMLAALEQSAKEQRINLAFTDPAAQALAVEFGLDGALAGDTTTQTQVGIYLNDSAVSKLDYHLTTAVTATCDAAARTITTTMTMHNGITDDIRSNYTLGYRNRQLGVPRSTMILDVLFFAPPGAQITQTVPARGDVARWERSGVEKANTAVSKTVFIGKGETETVSFTAVLPEGGLGPLRLRHTPTATATPVTIDPGCSGLFPAASER, from the coding sequence GTGACGAGGGGGATCGTCACGCGCTCCGAACCCGAGGGTGCGCAAACTGGGGCCGTTCTCGATGCTGAGGCGACGCCTGTAGCGACGCGCCACCGGCGCGCGTGGCCGTGGATCGTGGTCGCGTTGCTCACCGTGCTGCTGGTGGGCGGCGTCGTCGCCGGCGCCTTCGCGATGCAGTTCTGGTCGGAGGCGCAGCGCGCCCGCGCCGCCGTCGAGCGGGCGGCGGCCGGGATCGAATCGCTGCGCGCCGATTTCGACGCCGCCGACACGGCCCAGCTGCGCGCCGTGACCGACGAGGTGCAGGCGAACGTCACGCTCGCCGTCCGGACGGTCGACGGGCCGCTGTGGGACATCGCGATGAACGTGCCGTTCGTCGGGCAGAACGTCGACGCGGTGCGACGCGTGACGCATGCGGTCGACGTGCTCGTGGACCGTGCGCTGCCGGCCGGGCTGCAGTTCATGGCGGCGACCGACTTCGACCGGCTCGCCGTGGCCGGCGGCGGGATCGACCTCGAGCCCTTCCGGCAGGTGCAGGGCTCGATCCCCGAGATCGCCGCGGCCTTCACCGAGGCGCAGGCGATCGTCGCACCCATCGACACCTCGACGCTGCTCCCCGAGGTCGGGGAGTCGATCTCCGACATCCTCGGCTTCATCGACCTCGCGACGCCCGCCCTGGGCGTGGCTGAGAAGTATTTGCCGACGCTGCTCGACATGGCCGGCTCGGCGGGCACCAAGACGTACCTGCTGATGTTCCAGAACAACGCCGAGATCCGTGCCACGGGCGGCAATCCCGCCGCAAGCATGATCGTGACGCTCACCGACGGCACACTGGGCTACGTCGATCAGGGCAGCTCGCAGACGTTCTACGACGCGGGCACGCAGGGCAACGAATACGTGCCGCTGCCTGGCGAGACCATGGGCATCTACCTGCCCACGCTGACCAGGCACTCGCAGGACTTCACCTTCACCCCCGACTTCCCGACGACGGCGCAGCTGTTCCAGGCGCTGTGGACCCACACGACGGGCACGACGTTCGACGGCGTCGTCTCCATCGATCCCGTGGTGCTCGCCCACATGCTCGCGGTGTCGGGGCCGGTGACGCTCGGCACCGGTGAGCTGCTCACGGCCGACAACGCGGTCAAGGTGCTGCTGAGCGATGCGTACGAGCGCTATCCGGTCGGCGCCGATTCGGACGCCTTCTTCGCGGATGCTGCGCGGGAGGTGTTCGATCACCTCACATCGTCGTCATGGGATCCGCTGCAGATGCTCGCCGCACTCGAGCAGTCGGCGAAGGAACAGCGCATCAACCTCGCGTTCACGGATCCGGCGGCGCAGGCGCTCGCCGTGGAATTCGGCCTCGACGGCGCCCTCGCCGGCGACACGACCACGCAGACGCAGGTGGGGATCTATCTGAACGACTCGGCGGTCAGCAAGCTCGACTACCACCTCACCACCGCTGTCACCGCGACCTGCGATGCCGCGGCACGCACCATCACCACAACGATGACGATGCACAACGGGATCACCGACGACATCCGCAGCAATTACACCCTGGGGTACCGCAACAGACAGCTGGGGGTGCCGCGCAGCACGATGATCCTCGATGTGCTGTTCTTCGCGCCGCCCGGCGCACAGATCACGCAGACGGTCCCCGCGCGCGGCGACGTCGCGCGGTGGGAGCGCAGTGGTGTGGAGAAGGCCAACACGGCGGTGAGCAAGACCGTGTTCATCGGCAAGGGGGAGACCGAGACCGTCTCGTTCACCGCTGTGCTGCCCGAGGGCGGGCTCGGTCCGCTGCGACTGCGTCATACCCCGACGGCGACCGCGACTCCCGTCACGATCGATCCGGGTTGCAGCGGCCTCTTCCCCGCGGCCTCCGAGCGCTGA
- a CDS encoding LPXTG cell wall anchor domain-containing protein produces the protein MPHIANLPTPRLFPRTALVATLALGAVLAVPAAANASTIYPPSGSCTATPTAQTGGTVSFECDAETFSPDEAITITVTGENGAAARIGMVRFAITTASGTASSEADGSLAAVDITLPSNATGTYNIAAVSSTSAGGTAAVTITGADGLPATGLDQGQTLGLWIGGGALLLAGAALAVVAAVRRSRDSR, from the coding sequence ATGCCCCACATCGCGAATCTCCCCACGCCCAGGCTTTTTCCCCGAACCGCTCTCGTCGCAACGCTCGCTCTCGGAGCGGTTCTCGCGGTGCCCGCGGCGGCGAACGCATCGACCATCTACCCTCCCTCGGGTTCGTGCACCGCGACCCCGACGGCGCAGACCGGCGGCACCGTCTCGTTCGAGTGCGACGCCGAGACCTTCTCGCCCGACGAGGCCATCACCATCACCGTCACCGGTGAGAACGGCGCTGCCGCGCGCATCGGCATGGTGAGGTTCGCGATCACCACGGCGAGCGGCACCGCCTCGTCCGAGGCCGACGGCTCGCTCGCGGCGGTCGACATCACGCTCCCCTCGAACGCCACGGGCACCTACAACATCGCCGCGGTGTCGTCGACCTCCGCCGGCGGCACGGCGGCCGTCACCATCACCGGCGCCGACGGGCTCCCCGCGACGGGCCTCGACCAGGGCCAGACGCTCGGCCTCTGGATCGGCGGCGGGGCACTCCTGCTCGCCGGCGCGGCGCTTGCGGTCGTGGCCGCGGTGCGCCGCTCGCGCGACTCGCGCTGA
- a CDS encoding DUF4012 domain-containing protein — translation MTDSALPRSVRRGGLVFAIVLGGLLVAAVVATVWIAVRGALAYSHLHDAQQTAAAVRENLSDPAAASDAIAALAADTGAAHAMTSDPVWELAEGLPWVGPQLAAVSTVAESLDGVTSTALRPLSEVAASFQVDALRPQDGRLDLAPLQQISGAAQTASDGVGAAAASVSSIDRAALVAPVREAVEEVDGLLTEAGIATDALARATRLLPSMLGADAPRDYLVLFQNNAEWRSLGGIPGAMALIHTEGGVLSLAAQESSSDYPRYDDAVLPLGDEVTAIYGERPGRWIQNVTQVPDFAVSGALAREMWARQHGGQQVDGVISLDPVALSYLLEATGPITLPTGDVLAPDNAVQLLLNDVYARYTRPADQDAFFAMAAAAVFERLSSGDVDPAALVGALTRAGDEDRLLLWSTHENEQSLLADTTLAGGLPTSDDDAARFGVYVNDGTGSKMDYYQNATTALEWSSCTLDAAGTATGDAVLTVTVGNTAPADAASLPAYITGDSAFGVPAGITRTIGYLYLPEGFELVDATMSDGTGLGGGTHDGRRVVSFAIDLPPGGSVTATLTARTTEPAAATLEAVTTPTLTPPAEVAAVCDGS, via the coding sequence GTGACCGACTCCGCCCTGCCCCGCTCCGTGCGCCGCGGGGGCCTCGTCTTCGCGATCGTCCTCGGTGGCCTGCTGGTGGCCGCTGTGGTCGCCACCGTGTGGATCGCGGTGCGCGGCGCCCTCGCCTACAGCCACCTCCACGATGCGCAGCAGACCGCGGCCGCGGTGCGCGAGAACCTCTCCGATCCTGCCGCGGCCAGCGACGCGATCGCCGCTCTCGCCGCCGACACGGGGGCCGCGCACGCGATGACCTCCGACCCGGTGTGGGAGCTGGCCGAAGGGCTCCCCTGGGTCGGCCCGCAGCTTGCCGCGGTATCCACCGTCGCCGAGTCCCTCGACGGCGTCACGAGTACCGCTCTGCGCCCGTTGTCGGAGGTCGCCGCCTCGTTCCAGGTCGACGCACTCCGCCCCCAGGACGGACGCCTCGACCTCGCGCCGCTGCAGCAGATCAGCGGCGCCGCGCAGACCGCGAGCGACGGGGTCGGTGCGGCTGCAGCATCCGTCTCATCGATCGATCGCGCCGCGCTCGTCGCGCCCGTCCGCGAGGCCGTGGAAGAGGTCGACGGACTGCTCACCGAAGCCGGCATCGCCACCGACGCACTCGCCCGTGCCACCCGGCTGCTGCCGTCGATGCTCGGCGCCGACGCGCCGCGCGACTACCTGGTGCTGTTCCAGAACAACGCGGAGTGGCGCTCGCTGGGCGGCATCCCGGGCGCGATGGCGCTCATCCACACCGAAGGCGGCGTGCTCAGCCTCGCCGCCCAGGAGTCCTCCAGCGACTACCCCCGCTATGACGACGCGGTGCTGCCGCTCGGCGACGAGGTCACGGCGATCTACGGGGAGCGCCCGGGCCGGTGGATCCAGAACGTCACGCAGGTGCCCGACTTCGCCGTGAGCGGCGCGCTCGCCCGCGAGATGTGGGCGCGGCAGCACGGCGGGCAGCAGGTCGACGGGGTGATCTCGCTCGACCCGGTCGCGCTGTCGTACCTGCTCGAGGCGACAGGACCCATCACCCTGCCGACCGGCGACGTGCTCGCCCCCGACAACGCCGTGCAGCTCCTGCTCAACGATGTCTACGCCCGGTACACGCGCCCCGCCGACCAGGACGCGTTCTTCGCCATGGCGGCGGCCGCCGTGTTCGAGAGGCTCTCGAGCGGCGACGTCGACCCGGCCGCCCTCGTCGGCGCCCTCACCCGCGCCGGTGACGAGGATCGCCTGCTGCTGTGGAGCACGCACGAGAACGAGCAGAGCCTGCTCGCCGACACGACCCTCGCCGGCGGCCTGCCCACGTCGGATGACGACGCCGCGCGCTTCGGCGTGTATGTCAACGACGGCACCGGCTCGAAGATGGACTACTACCAGAACGCGACGACAGCGCTCGAGTGGTCGAGCTGCACCCTCGACGCGGCCGGAACCGCGACGGGGGACGCCGTGCTGACGGTCACCGTGGGCAACACGGCGCCCGCGGATGCCGCATCCCTTCCCGCGTACATCACCGGCGACAGCGCCTTCGGCGTCCCCGCCGGCATCACCCGCACGATCGGCTACCTGTACCTGCCGGAGGGCTTCGAGCTCGTCGACGCGACCATGTCGGACGGAACGGGATTGGGCGGCGGGACGCACGACGGACGCCGGGTCGTGAGCTTCGCGATCGACCTTCCGCCGGGCGGATCCGTGACCGCGACGCTCACCGCACGGACGACCGAACCCGCCGCCGCGACGCTCGAAGCGGTCACCACACCGACGCTCACCCCGCCGGCCGAAGTTGCCGCGGTCTGCGACGGTTCGTAG